The following coding sequences lie in one Capsicum annuum cultivar UCD-10X-F1 chromosome 5, UCD10Xv1.1, whole genome shotgun sequence genomic window:
- the LOC107853311 gene encoding 2-oxoglutarate dehydrogenase, mitochondrial produces MAWFRAGSSVAKLAIRRALSQGGSYVPRTRILPSHGRCFHTTVVRPKAQAAPVPRPVPLSKLTDSFLDGTSSVYLEELQRAWEQDPNCVDESWDNFFRNFVGQAATSPGISGQTIQESMRLLLLVRAYQVNGHMKAKLDPLALEDREIPDDLDPALYGFTEADLDREFFLGVWKMSGFLSENRPVQTLKAILTRLEQAYCGSIGYEYMHISDRDKCNWLRERIETPTPTEYNRERREVILDRLMWSTQFENFLATKWAAAKRFGLEGCETLIPGMKEMFDRAADLGVESIVIGMPHRGRLNVLGNVVRKPLKQIFSEFSGGIKPGDDAGYVGTGDVKYHLGTSYDRPTRGGKRIHLSLVANPSHLEAVDPVVIGKTRAKQYYTNDVDRTKSMGILLHGDGSFAGQGVVYETLHLSALPNYTTGGTIHIVVNNQVAFTTDPTAGRSSQYCTDVAKALNIPIFHVNGDDVEAVSHVCELAAEWRQKFHADVVVDIVCYRRFGHNEIDEPSFTQPKMYKIIRNHPSSLEIYQNKLLNSGQVTKDDVEKIHNKINRILNEEFIASKDYVPQKRDWLSAFWAGFKSPSQLSRVRNTGVKPEILKNVGTAITTFPDGFKPHRALKRVFDDRRKMIETGEGVDWAVGEALAFATLLVEGNHVRLSGQDVERGTFSHRHSVIHDQETGAQYCPLDHVMLNQNEEMFTVSNSSLSEFGVLGFELGYSMENPNSLVIWEAQFGDFANGAQVIFDQFVSSGEAKWLRQTGLVMLLPHGYDGQGPEHSSGRLERFLQMSDDNPFVIPEMEPTLRKQIQECNWQVVNVTTPANYFHVLRRQIHRDFRKPLIVMAPKNLLRHKNCKSNLSEFDDVQGHPGFDKQGTRFKRLIKDQNDHSDLEEGIRRLVLCSGKIYYELDEERAKAEGKDVALCRVEQLCPFPYDLIQRELKRYPNAEIVWCQEEPMNMGAFSYIAPRLCTAMKSVGRGNMDDIKYVGRAPSAATATGFFQVHMKEQTELVQKALQQDPIN; encoded by the exons ATGGCGTGGTTTAGAGCTGGCTCAAGTGTGGCAAAGCTTGCTATTAGAAGGGCTCTGTCTCAGGGTGGGTCTTACGTCCCAAGAACTCGCATACTTCCATCACATGGTCGATGTTTTCATACCACAGTTGTCAGGCCAAAGGCACAAGCTGCTCCTGTCCCAAGGCCAGTGCCCCTTTCCAAGTTGACTGACAGCTTCTTAGATGGGACGAGTAGTGTCTACCTTGAGGAGCTCCAGCGAGCATGGGAACAAGATCCAAACTGTGTTGATGAGTCATGGGATAACTTCTTCAGGAATTTCGTTGGACAAGCTGCCACGTCGCCTGGAATTTCAGGCCAGACAATTCAAGAGAGTATGCGTCTTCTGTTGCTCGTGAGAGCTTATCAGGTTAATGGTCATATGAAAGCAAAACTGGATCCATTAGCTTTGGAAGACAGGGAAATACCTGATGATTTGGATCCAGCATTATATGGGTTCACTGAAGCTGATCTTGATAGAGAGTTCTTCCTTGGTGTTTGGAAGATGTCTGGATTCTTGTCTGAGAATCGTCCTGTGCAAACTTTGAAGGCAATATTAACACGGCTTGAACAGGCTTATTGTGGAAGCATTGGGTATGAGTACATGCATATTTCTGACCGTGATAAATGCAATTGGTTGAGAGAGCGGATTGAAACCCCAACACCTACGGAATACAATCGTGAGCGGCGGGAAGTTATTCTTGACCGGCTGATGTGGAGTACTCAGTTTGAGAACTTCTTGGCTACAAAGTGGGCGGCAGCCAAAAGATTTGGGCTTGAAGGTTGTGAGACCTTGATTCCTGGTATGAAGGAGATGTTCGATAGGGCAGCAGACCTTGGAGTTGAGAGCATAGTTATTGGGATGCCGCATAGAGGAAGATTAAATGTTTTGGGTAATGTTGTTAGAAAGCCGCTAAAGCAGATCTTCAGCGAGTTTAGCGGTGGTATAAAACCTGGGGATGATGCTGGTTATGTTGGAACTGGTGATGTCAAGTATCACTTGGGAACTTCTTATGATCGACCTACTAGGGGTGGGAAAAGAATTCATCTATCGTTGGTTGCAAATCCAAGTCACTTGGAAGCTGTGGATCCAGTTGTTATTGGAAAAACTAGAGCAAAGCAATATTATACGAATGACGTGGATAGAACAAAGAGCATGGGTATTTTGCTCCATGGTGATGGTAGCTTTGCAGGCCAAGGTGTTGTCTATGAGACATTGCATCTGAGTGCTCTTCCGAATTACACAACCGGAGGGACCATTCACATTGTAGTGAATAATCAAGTGGCGTTCACTACTGATCCAACTGCTGGAAGATCATCTCAGTATTGTACTGACGTTGCAAAGGCTTTGAATATTCCAATTTTCCATGTCAATGGTGATGACGTTGAGGCTGTCTCTCATGTGTGTGAACTTGCTGCAGAATGGCGCCAGAAATTCCATGCTGATGTTGTGGTTGATATTGTCTGTTATCGTCGATTTGGACACAATGAAATTGATGAACCATCCTTCACCCAGCCTAAAATGTATAAG ATCATCAGAAATCATCCTTCTTCATTGGAGATCTATCAAAACAAACTTCTAAATTCCGGTCAGGTGACAAAAGATGATGTGGAAAAGATACATAACAAGATCAATAGAATCCTTAATGAAGAGTTCATTGCTAGTAAAGACTATGTCCCTCAGAAAAGAGATTGGCTTTCTGCTTTTTGGGCTGGGTTTAAGTCTCCGTCACAGCTATCACGTGTTCGAAACACTGG TGTCAAACCTGAGATCTTGAAGAATGTTGGGACAGCAATCACAACGTTTCCCGATGGGTTTAAGCCTCACAGGGCATTGAAAAGGGTTTTTGATGACCGTCGAAAGATGATTGAGACAGGGGAGGGTGTTGACTGGGCGGTTGGAGAAGCGCTTGCTTTTGCAACATTGCTCGTCGAAGGTAATCATGTTAGGTTGAGTGGTCAGGATGTTGAGAGGGGTACTTTCAGTCACAGGCATTCTGTTATTCATGATCAGGAGACAGGGGCACAGTACTGTCCTCTTGATCATGTTATGCTGAACCAAAATGAAGAGATGTTCACTGTGAGCAACAG CTCCCTTTCAGAGTTTGGTGTTCTGGGATTTGAATTGGGTTATTCAATGGAAAATCCAAATTCATTGGTAATTTGGGAAGCTCAATTTGGTGATTTTGCTAATGGAGCTCAAGTAATATTTGACCAGTTTGTGAGCAGTGGAGAGGCAAAATGGTTGCGTCAGACTGGATTGGTTATGCTTTTGCCACATGGTTATGATGGTCAGGGCCCTGAGCATTCAAGTGGACGTTTGGAACGTTTCCTCCAG ATGAGTGATGACAACCCCTTTGTTATCCCGGAGATGGAACCTACCCTACGGAAGCAGATTCAGGAATGTAATTGGCAGGTGGTGAACGTAACAACTCCTGCAAATTACTTCCATGTTTTGAGACGTCAA ATTCACAGAGATTTCCGTAAGCCTCTTATTGTTATGGCCCCAAAGAACTTGCTTCGTCACAAGAACTGCAAGTCAAATCTATCTGAGTTCGACGATGTCCAAGGTCATCCAGGTTTTGACAAACAAGGTACCAGGTTTAAGCGTCTGATAAAAGATCAGAATGACCACTCGGATCTCGAAGAGGGTATCAGACGGCTGGTCCTTTGCTCTGGAAAG ATCTATTATGAGCTTGACGAAGAAAGAGCTAAAGCTGAAGGGAAAGACGTTGCTCTCTGTCGGGTGGAACAGCTTTGTCCTTTCCCATATGACCTTATCCAGCGTGAATTGAAGCGATATCCAA ACGCAGAGATAGTTTGGTGTCAAGAAGAGCCAATGAACATGGGCGCATTCAGTTACATCGCACCACGCCTTTGTACTGCCATGAAATCAGTCGGCAGAGGTAACATGGACGACATCAAGTATGTCGGTCGTGCTCCTTCCGCTGCAACAGCCACTGGTTTCTTCCAGGTTCACATGAAAGAGCAGACCGAGCTCGTCCAGAAAGCACTACAACAGGATCCAATCAACTAA